TTCAAGGAGAACTGACCACTGCCTGACTTCCCTGAGCCTGGGCATGCGCTCTCCATATGAATTCTTCAAGCTCCAGtagctgtatttttctttattaactgTCATTTCCCTTCTCCGAAAGAAATTCAGCTTTGGCCCAAGAAAGAAATATTacttccctggcctggcctgacgAACTATTCCACTCCATCATCCATGTGTTCTCTGGGTTCCCAGGCAGCCAGGGGTGGCTGGAGGGGAGCAGCTGCAGCCTCAGAGGCAGTGTGGGGACATGGAGGAGCTCCGGATgggggaactccaagggtgtGCTCCCCGCTCAGCCCCTCGGATGTTCTGTGGCCCTAAGCAGGCCACTCCACCTCTCTGAGTTCATTGTTCTCCTTTGCAAATGAAGTTCTTGGACTCCTTGCCCCTGAGTCCCTTCCAGCCATAACCTTCCATACGGCACTCCCAAGGCCAACGAACCCTTTTGTCAGGGCTTCGTGGCGCAGGGCAGATGCTAGGAGCTTCTGCTGCCACAAATGCTCGAGGGCTCAGAGTCCAAGGAGACAGGGCTCAGGAGCAGGACATTTTCTGAGAGGTGGTAATAGTTGTTTACCAGGAAGGTGAGGCCTCTGTGGAGAATTCCAGGTTATAGATAACTAACAGGTATTTTCTCCTACGAGACTTCTCCGAACCTCCAATATGTGCTTCAAAgatggaagattttttaaaaagtaaagagggAAGACTTAATGGACATGGAACcctctggggggcaggggcagggaaggggcttGTGGGCCAGACTTTGAGATAGATGGCTCTCCGGAAATCCCTGCAGCCCTGGGCTTCGAGCAGCTCCAGAAGCTGCTGGTGCCCCCTGATGCAGGAAAAGCTTCCAGGATGTCAGCTGGAGTGGGGACCAGCTCCAAGGAAAAGATGCTCTGGCCCCAGGCGCTGGAGAACCTCAAGCCTTCTTAGGTTCCCCCAAACGAGAGAAGGCAAGGAGAGGGATGTCTGTGCGGTCCTACCTTCCCCCAAGAACTTCCCCCCACACTCCTGGAGTgtacccccaccctcccccagggctcAGAGAATAAATCAACCACCAGATCCTGCCCATTTAGATCCCATATATAATGGACAGCAGGGAGTAACTGCCTGGGTTTCAGAGGACTGGTACCCAGCTCTCCTGTGGACCACACAGCCCAAGTGGGACAGGATGAAAGAAGTCAGTCCAGCCGGGAGAAAGGCACCCAGAGAGACTCAGAGGCCTGATGTGAAACACAATGCATTTTATTGGCGACAGAATGGATGGGCAGAGGGGCCTGGTTGTTATATACATCAAAATCGTGTTGACCATTCCGCCCAGGGAAGGAGCCCCAAGGGCAGCAGAAGGTGGTAGCTGAGGCCACACGTGGACAATCACAGGCACAGGCTGGAGCCACAGCACGAGATTCTCATGGCTGTGCTTGGTCGGGGATTTGGATGGAGGAACAAGAGGTCCTGGTCTTCGGGCCCCAAAGAGCGGGtccccggggcgggggtggggaagggcgCCAAGGGTGCTGCTGATGTCGGAGTGGAGGAGCAGATGGGGACGCGAGGCGCTGGGCTGGCTGCGGTGGCCCTGCGCGGTATTTATCTGGACGAGCGCTGGGAGGACTGAGAGAACTTGACGCTGCCGCCGCGACTGCTGCTGCCCGAGCTGAAGCCTCCGCCGCTGACCCCGCAGCGCCCAGCGGAGCCAGAGCCGAAGCCGCCGCTGCCACCGAATCCGCTGCCGCCGCCGAAGCCACTGCCACCTCCGAAGCCGCTGCCGCCGCCAAGGCCACTGCCGCCGCCGAAACCGCTGCCGCCCCCCAGTCCGCTGCCGCCCGCCCCGCCAAAGCCGCCGCCTGCGCCGCCTCCTACGCCGATGCCACCGCCGAATCCGCCTCCATAACCACCTGCCGAGGCCGACGtcgtgctgctgctgctgaccacGGCTGCAGGGGAGAGGACAGTACAGCGATCAGCTCCGGGCACCCACCTCCCTCCATGATCGCTAATGATCCCTTGGGGCGCAGGATGATCAGGAGGCCATCAAGGCGGCTTTGGACCTAATGATCTTTGTGATACACTGATGTGTTCACCTCCCACAGGGTTAAGTCACGAATTTTCCAATGGTTCTTTCTACATACGGTCAACTCCAGATGACCCCTTGGAGATTATTCAGGACTTCTCCCATTAACGGGCTCCTATTAGATAGTCCGGATTGGCCAGAGCAACCTACTAATAGTGCCCTGAGCCCAGAACGATTATAAAAACATATCTGCTACCCCTTCTAACCCCAGAAGACCCCTCTGACcactaaagaatttttttttttttgtctttttagggccgcacctgagacatatggaggttcccaggctaggggtccagccatagccgctggcctaccccaaagcaatgccagatccaagccaagtctgcaaactacacaacagctcacagcaatgccagatccttaacccactgagcaaggccggggatcaagcctgtatcctcatggatactagtaagattcctttccaatgagccacaacgggaactccccagaaatatttttaaattgtcttttacCACCCTTTATTAGTACAGATATTTCAGAATCAATTCTCACGGTCATGATTTCTTTGGCTACTTACAGATGCTGACAGCACTCTGGCACTCTCCAGACATCCTGTatgagaaagcaagagaaagctCCATCGCAAAACAAATTTCCCACAAGTCCTCGGATGAAAGTGACAAATAGCAACTGGAACGGAACTCAGAAGCCTGGCGGGTCAGTACCCTTTCTCCACCCTTCCAGGGGCCATAACACAGCCCCTGCACACCTTGGTTACACATGCACTTGGCCACCTGTGGAGGAAGTGAACTGGCGAAGTCAAGGGCTTCCTTGCAAGGCCTTTGCTAGGTGGGGGCCTCTCTCATACAGCAGAGTCTTCACCCCATTGACTTGGTCCACTTATCTGGCCCTCAGCAGGTGACTTGGGTtgggggaggtgaggggatgGAAGTGGAGGCCCACCTGCACTCCTCGCCCTCCAGGAGCTTGCGGTAGGTGGCGATCTCCACATCCAGGGCCAGCTTGACATTCATCAGCTCCTGGTAGTCACGCAGCAGCCGGGCAAGGTCATCCTTGGCCTGCTGTAGGGCAGCCCGCAGCTCTTGGAGCTTGGCATTGGCATCCTTGAGGGCCATCTCCCCACGCTGCTCAGCATCAGCAACGGCAGTCTGCAGTTTAGCGCTCTGGagcagggggaggaaggagaagggatgAGCCCAGGAGGGAGGTCCCAGGCTCTCTGAGTCTTCGAATGGATACCCCATAGCAAGCCAGGCAACCTCACCCACTCCCTGGCACCTCTGTCTGTCTTTATATGTCCCCTGGGTATCACCAGCCATCTAGACTGGCTTGGTCTTTGAACTTCCTGGAGCCTAGTGCTCGCTGAGAGGACCCCCAAGAGTCCCCTCCAGACCAGGAGTCCTGAGATCCtagcccccacccctcacccatcAGCCTAGGCACCAGCATCCATGGCCAGCCCACCTGCTTCTTGACATTCTCGATCTCGGCCCGCAGCCTCTGGATCAACCGGTTGAGCTCTGAGATCTCACTCTTGGTGCTCTTCAGGTCATCCCCGTGCCTGCCGGCCGTGGTCTGCAGCTCACCCAACTGGAGaacagaagggaagggaaggaattcATGCAGCTTTGCTTGACCTGTTTCTCCATCCTTAGCATCACCCACCCGACTTCGAGGTGCTGAGAAAGCACTTGTTTAAATGACACTGAATTCTGCATCTGCAGGCACACCTTGGAGGCAGCATGGAAAAGAACATGTGGGCTGTCATAGAAGATTTTCACCCTGCAGTCCCTGAGCAAGCTGGAGTCAGTCCCATGTGGCTTGGCAGGGCACCGtggaaccccctccccccagggggcaccccctccccccagggggcACCCCTTTCTGCAGCTGAACAACCATAAGAAGGATGTCTCCAAAGAGGAGAGCCAAGAGGGGCCACCCAATGACCACCACCCAGCCAACCCATAGGCCACAGCCTCCCCAAGACCCTCGGTGGGTCCTCAGAGAGGTGGCTAACCCCCACCTTGGTCTGGTACAGGGCTTCTGCCTCAGCCTTGCTCCTCTGGGCAATCTCCTCGTACTGGGCCTTGACCTCGGCAATGATGCTATCCAGGTCCAGGAAGCGATTGTTGTCCATGGAGAGAACGACGGATGTGTCACTGACATGGCTCTGCATCTGGGACAGCTCCTGCCAACACAGAGGGGCCTTTTCAGTCTCGGGGCCTTTGCAACAAGCACACAGAGGCCGGGAGAGACTCCTGATCAAGAGACCCATCCAGTGACTCAGGCTGAATATGCAtctgccctgcctgcccccccagccccacagagAACCCCCTTGTTgtagcccctcccccaggccccaacAAGAGGCTTTCTCTCTAGGCTCAGACTTTCTGGGCCCTCCCTATCAAATCTGAAAacatctccccctccctccttccccctcttaATAGGAAACATCCTCACCATTTCGTAGAGAGTGGTCAAGAAATTAATCTCATCCCTTAAGGCATCCACCTTGGCCTGAAGCTCCACCTTGTTCATATAGGCAGCGTCGACGTCctaagaaagaaacataaaggccttattcctccaaagaagggacagcaaactgcagctgcagcaagagTCAGGAGGACCAGGGCTGTGGCTGATCGGTCCTTCTTCCAAGGTGGGTCTCCACATAAAGGGATGATTCACATCCCTGGGATGATAGAAGTTCAGTCCTActcaaaagctaaaaatgaaTGGACTTCTTTGGGGATCTCTCCAGACTAAGATGCCCCTGGCTTCTGGCATTTTGTTCCAACTGCTTGTACTTGGCAGCTCTGTGGCAGTGAAGGAAGGCGATTTCTTCAACCCAGCTGGAAGCCTGTGCCTACAAGCCCCAGGAATCTCAGGCACAGCCCTTACCTTCTTCAGGGTCACAAATTCATTCTCAGCAGCCGTGCGCTTATTGATTTCATCCTCATATctggaaaagtgaaaaagaaacgCTGGGTTTGGGGTTTGAGGTAGTCATAAACACCACTGTTCTCTGAAACTCTGAAGgtgcctctctttcctcctctgtcctcctcccccGTCTTAGATGAACACCCTCTCACTAGCTCCCTGTTAATTAGGAGGACCAACCATTCCCATTCGTTCAGGCAGACTTCCGGTTTTAGCACCAGACATCCCAAGTCCTGGGCAGACCGAGGTCCCTGGTCACTGTCTCATGAGGTGGTCCAGCATCCTTCAGCTCCTGCAGCCAGATCGTCCCCCAACCTGACTTATGAGGAAGGTGCATCCCTAACGCTAACCTCTTAATTCTATCCACAAAGGACTATCCTTCGGAAAGGAGGGGGAAGGTGAACCCAATGAACCAAGCTGTCCTCCATGAAGATAAAGAGAGCAGGCTAAGTGGTAGTActgcctggagggcaggggaCTGCAGTGAGGGCTGGGACTCTGCGACAGGGTAGCCCGCAGCATCTCCCCCCTTCCCTGTGCCTCTGTCACTCACTTCTTCTTGAAGTCCTCCACCAGGTCTTGCATGTTCCTCAGCTCTGAGTCCAGGCGGCCTTTCTCCCCCAGGATGCTGTCCAGGTAGCTCCTCTGGGAGTTGATGTAGTTCTCAAAAAGGGGCTCGAGGTTGTTGGTGCCTGTGATGGAATTTGTGCCCTGCTGCTGGAGCAGATTCCACTTGGTCTCTAGGACCTTGTTCTGCTGCTCCAGGAACCGCACCTGCAATGCGTTGTAGGAAGCAACATCAGGCAACGCTTGGATCGGAGGAGCAGAGGGGCCTTGGCTCAGGCAGGACTGGGCTTCTGTGTTGCCCCATCCCCCAGCACAAAGACCGAGGATGCTCCTACTGTAGCTGGAGAAGATACTGTCAGACAGTCACATTAGTCAGGCCACTGAAGATGCAGCATGGCTTGGAAAGTTAcagaaggaggagagacaggCAGGGAAACTGGAAGTAGCCCCTGCCTAAAAGCAGAAGAATTGTACAAAATGACCCCATGGTATTCCTGGGGACTCCAAGACTCTACCCCAACTTCCAAAAATACAGTACATGCTGCAAAAAGGTGCTTAAACCTCAACAGCATCGTTTCCATCTAAGGCACCACTGACACTCCAGCCCTTCAAAGGCTGTGAATCCCTGAGAACTGATACTGTTGAAATGCTGTCATCATCGGGAAGGGAAAGAGGCCACCAAGTGCCCTCCTCTTTCTGATGAGGTTGATTGGGGTGCAGACTGAGTGGCCAGTGTCTCCGCCACTCCCTAGGACTCAGGTTCCACGTGAGCCTCTTTAATCCCTTCTCCAGGGCACCCACCTCCGTTGCCTGGCACAATGACAGGgagggaacccacctcctggAAAGTCCCAAAGGACAGCTCATGTTTGAAAAGCCCCCAGTCCTGGGTCAGAACCTTTCCTGCCAGAGATCCTGGCTTTTGCCCCACTCTGCCGGCACGCCCTGCCCAGACTCATAAGGCAACAGGTGGGAGACTGAAGCCGAGAGGCCCACAAGCAGGACCTGGGGGTGTCCAGGTCCAAATAGGGGAGTGTTGTCTTTCTTGCTCACATGACCACGTGGACAAGCTCCATCTTCACAGAGCCCAGAATGCTGCCTTAGCCCTCTCCCTCCAACCTGGCCCCCTCGGGATTGATCCTAACCACTATATAAATCTCAAACccaaagttcccagcctagaaaTGGAGGCGGGTCAAAGCTTCC
Above is a window of Sus scrofa isolate TJ Tabasco breed Duroc chromosome 5, Sscrofa11.1, whole genome shotgun sequence DNA encoding:
- the KRT3 gene encoding keratin, type II cytoskeletal 3 isoform X1; the protein is MSRQVCKTSGGRSQGFSGHSAVISGSSRMSCVARTRGAGGGACGFQSGAGGFGSRSLYNLGGNKSISISVAGGSRAGGFGGGRSSCISGFGGGYGGGFGGGFGGGRGMGGGFGGAGGFGGVGGFGGAGGFGGAGGFGGAGGFGGAGGFGGPGGFGGPGGFGGPGGFGPGGFPGGIQEVTVNQSLLQPLNVEIDPQIGQVKAQEREQIKTLNNKFASFIDKVRFLEQQNKVLETKWNLLQQQGTNSITGTNNLEPLFENYINSQRSYLDSILGEKGRLDSELRNMQDLVEDFKKKYEDEINKRTAAENEFVTLKKDVDAAYMNKVELQAKVDALRDEINFLTTLYEMELSQMQSHVSDTSVVLSMDNNRFLDLDSIIAEVKAQYEEIAQRSKAEAEALYQTKLGELQTTAGRHGDDLKSTKSEISELNRLIQRLRAEIENVKKQSAKLQTAVADAEQRGEMALKDANAKLQELRAALQQAKDDLARLLRDYQELMNVKLALDVEIATYRKLLEGEECRMSGECQSAVSISVVSSSSTTSASAGGYGGGFGGGIGVGGGAGGGFGGAGGSGLGGGSGFGGGSGLGGGSGFGGGSGFGGGSGFGGSGGFGSGSAGRCGVSGGGFSSGSSSRGGSVKFSQSSQRSSR
- the KRT3 gene encoding keratin, type II cytoskeletal 3 isoform X2 encodes the protein MSRQVCKTSGGRSQGFSGHSAVISGSSRMSCVARTRGAGGGACGFQSGAGGFGSRSLYNLGGNKSISISVAGGSRAGGFGGGRSSCISGFGGGYGGGFGGGFGGGFGGAGGFGGAGGFGGAGGFGGAGGFGGPGGFGGPGGFGGPGGFGPGGFPGGIQEVTVNQSLLQPLNVEIDPQIGQVKAQEREQIKTLNNKFASFIDKVRFLEQQNKVLETKWNLLQQQGTNSITGTNNLEPLFENYINSQRSYLDSILGEKGRLDSELRNMQDLVEDFKKKYEDEINKRTAAENEFVTLKKDVDAAYMNKVELQAKVDALRDEINFLTTLYEMELSQMQSHVSDTSVVLSMDNNRFLDLDSIIAEVKAQYEEIAQRSKAEAEALYQTKLGELQTTAGRHGDDLKSTKSEISELNRLIQRLRAEIENVKKQSAKLQTAVADAEQRGEMALKDANAKLQELRAALQQAKDDLARLLRDYQELMNVKLALDVEIATYRKLLEGEECRMSGECQSAVSISVVSSSSTTSASAGGYGGGFGGGIGVGGGAGGGFGGAGGSGLGGGSGFGGGSGLGGGSGFGGGSGFGGGSGFGGSGGFGSGSAGRCGVSGGGFSSGSSSRGGSVKFSQSSQRSSR